A genomic stretch from Cryptosporangium minutisporangium includes:
- a CDS encoding serine protease codes for MLPQVVRTEFLPLVETQLTHQDALMGRPNVVGVGLGHKYSGGINTGERAITVLVHRKIDARYLAPKAMVPTELEGVPTDVQEVGLIRAGGGPPPWADRGATASLGVGPFQLGQRVRPAFAGVSVGHYRGNAGTLGTGCFDVLPQAADPGRYYILSTNYALADCNAGRTGDPILQPALVDGGRYPADVIGGLVRFVPIQFHDGARKPVNLVDAAIAEAVHDADSRVYWAGEVKTLNAAPNINDTVQKWGRTTTFTTGHVLNINATVDVHYDGDRIARFGQQIVTTGMSAGGDSGSLVTDPDEGAVGLLFAGSGRVSVLNNIAAVQSLLGVRVTED; via the coding sequence ATGCTCCCGCAGGTCGTCCGCACAGAGTTCCTCCCCCTGGTGGAAACACAGCTGACGCACCAGGACGCCCTAATGGGACGCCCGAACGTGGTCGGGGTGGGCCTCGGCCACAAGTACAGCGGCGGTATCAACACCGGGGAGCGGGCGATCACGGTCCTCGTCCACCGCAAGATCGACGCCCGGTATCTCGCACCGAAGGCGATGGTGCCGACCGAGCTCGAGGGCGTTCCGACCGACGTGCAGGAGGTCGGGCTGATCCGGGCCGGCGGTGGCCCGCCGCCCTGGGCCGACCGGGGCGCCACCGCGTCGCTGGGTGTCGGCCCGTTCCAGCTCGGACAGCGGGTGCGGCCGGCGTTCGCCGGGGTCAGCGTCGGGCACTACCGAGGCAACGCGGGCACGCTCGGCACCGGGTGCTTCGACGTGCTCCCGCAGGCCGCCGATCCCGGCCGGTACTACATCCTGAGCACCAACTACGCCCTGGCCGACTGCAACGCCGGCCGGACGGGGGACCCGATATTGCAGCCGGCCCTGGTCGACGGTGGCCGATACCCAGCCGACGTGATCGGCGGGCTGGTGCGCTTCGTGCCGATCCAGTTCCACGACGGTGCCCGCAAACCGGTCAACCTCGTGGACGCGGCGATCGCCGAGGCGGTGCACGACGCCGACAGTCGGGTCTATTGGGCCGGCGAGGTGAAGACGCTCAACGCAGCACCGAACATCAACGACACCGTCCAGAAGTGGGGGCGCACGACCACCTTCACGACCGGACACGTACTGAACATCAACGCGACCGTCGACGTGCACTACGACGGTGATCGGATCGCCCGGTTCGGCCAGCAGATCGTGACGACCGGCATGTCCGCCGGCGGAGACTCCGGCAGCCTCGTCACCGACCCCGACGAGGGCGCCGTGGGCCTGCTGTTCGCCGGCTCCGGCCGGGTCAGCGTCCTCAACAACATCGCCGCCGTCCAATCGCTGCTGGGTGTCCGTGTCACCGAGGACTAG